A genomic region of Glycine max cultivar Williams 82 chromosome 15, Glycine_max_v4.0, whole genome shotgun sequence contains the following coding sequences:
- the LOC102659431 gene encoding uncharacterized protein produces the protein MGCFSSKVIARSISFHEERKKRSRRKTNGIPLLEDLIISTGGSDQYLALVCAANTVSNKLHSGSLSSNTSSKLAIEPATATSETIKKLKPSSARLSQGEGKQIESDKNRSKSWHQFPEHIVDSLVQENSSGFEDKHDSCSKGAARSRSFHTVEEYDDIVKKIWLAECHDGQQSEFNDEEDAGSGTNTTHHTEHKDCIIKKMQPPNLNKKYSLEERKVVKEINNLSTEAESHISSSGIKNEEVVPSHKRSTIEKGIKRKAVAKRLESLRIPSGVEYPAIASLREWLPAGGIYSPGSYVTPKFGSYSIMNIRNANESSEDSIFSPELVSAFEQCMQKLEAEEENILKQIVENVEEESEASSPKKGHHA, from the coding sequence ATGGggtgtttttcttcaaaagtcATAGCCAGATCAATTAGTTTCcatgaagagagaaagaagagatcACGGAGAAAAACTAACGGCATTCCATTGCTGGAAGATCTGATCATCTCCACTGGTGGCAGTGACCAGTACCTTGCTCTTGTCTGTGCAGCTAACACAGTATCCAACAAACTGCATTCTGGAAGTTTAAGTTCTAATACTTCATCAAAACTGGCCATTGAGCCTGCCACTGCCACTTCTGAAACTATCAAGAAGTTGAAGCCATCATCAGCAAGACTAAGCCAAGGAGAAGGGAAACAAATTGAGAGTGATAAGAACAGGTCCAAAAGTTGGCACCAGTTTCCAGAACACATTGTGGACTCTCTTGTTCAGGAGAATTCATCTGGTTTTGAAGATAAACATGACTCGTGCTCTAAGGGTGCTGCGCGTAGTAGGAGCTTTCACACAGTGGAGGAATATGAtgatatagttaaaaaaatatggttgGCCGAATGCCACGATGGTCAGCAAAGTGAGTTTAATGATGAAGAAGATGCTGGTTCAGGAACTAATACAACTCATCATACTGAGCATAAGGATTGTATCATCAAGAAGATGCAACCACCAAACTTAAACAAAAAGTATTcattggaagaaagaaaagtaGTGAAGGAGATCAACAACTTGAGTACAGAAGCAGAAAGCCACATATCTAGTTCAGGTATTAAGAATGAGGAAGTGGTTCCAAGCCATAAAAGAAGCACCATTGAGAAGGGAATTAAGAGAAAAGCTGTGGCGAAGAGGCTAGAATCACTTAGAATCCCATCTGGTGTTGAATATCCAGCCATTGCTAGTCTTAGAGAATGGCTCCCTGCAGGTGGAATATACTCTCCTGGATCCTATGTCACCCCAAAATTTGGCAGTTATTCTATAATGAACATTAGGAATGCAAATGAATCCAGTGAGGATTCTATATTCAGTCCAGAGTTGGTGTCTGCATTTGAACAATGTATGCAAAAACTTGaggcagaagaagaaaacaTTCTGAAACAAATTGTAGAGAATGTGGAGGAAGAAAGTGAAGCAAGCAGCCCCAAGAAAGGACACCATGCATAG
- the LOC100789240 gene encoding aspartyl protease family protein At5g10770 isoform X2, whose amino-acid sequence MQLNLYHVKGLDSSQTSTSPFSFSDMITKDEERVRFLHSRLTNKESASNSATTDKLGGPSLVSTPLKSGLSIGSGNYYVKIGVGTPAKYFSMIVDTGSSLSWLQCQPCVIYCHVQVDPIFTPSVSKTYKALSCSSSQCSSLKSSTLNAPGCSNATGACVYKASYGDTSFSIGYLSQDVLTLTPSAAPSSGFVYGCGQDNQGLFGRSAGIIGLANDKLSMLGQLSNKYGNAFSYCLPSSFSAQPNSSVSGFLSIGASSLSSSPYKFTPLVKNPKIPSLYFLGLTTITVAGKPLGVSASSYNVPTIIDSGTVITRLPVAIYNALKKSFVMIMSKKYAQAPGFSILDTCFKGSVKEMSTVPEIRIIFRGGAGLELKVHNSLVEIEKGTTCLAIAASSNPISIIGNYQQQTFTVAYDVANSKIGFAPGGCQ is encoded by the coding sequence GACATGAtcacaaaagatgaggaacgtGTCAGGTTTCTTCATTCCAGATTAACAAACAAGGAGAGTGCCAGCAATTCTGCCACCACTGACAAATTGGGGGGACCAAGCCTAGTGAGCACACCATTGAAATCAGGTTTGTCAATTGGTTCAGGCAACTACTATGTGAAAATAGGAGTTGGTACCCCTGCCAAGTATTTCAGCATGATTGTAGACACAGGTAGCTCCCTCTCATGGCTCCAGTGCCAACCTTGTGTCATATACTGCCACGTCCAAGTTGACCCTATATTCACCCCTTCAGTATCCAAGACCTACAAGGCCTTGTCCTGCTCATCCTCTCAGTGTTCCTCTCTCAAGAGCTCCACACTGAATGCTCCAGGTTGCTCAAATGCAACTGGTGCTTGTGTCTACAAAGCAAGCTATGGTGACACTTCCTTCTCAATTGGCTATTTGAGTCAAGATGTGCTAACCTTAACCCCTTCAGCGGCACCATCATCAGGTTTTGTATATGGCTGTGGTCAAGACAATCAAGGCTTGTTTGGAAGGTCAGCAGGTATCATAGGTCTAGCCAACGACAAACTCTCCATGCTTGGTCAATTGTCCAACAAATATGGCAATGCCTTCTCCTATTGTCTCCCctcatctttttcagcacaaccAAACTCTTCTGTATCAGGTTTCTTGTCCATTGGAGCctcatcattgtcatcatcaccATACAAGTTCACTCCCTTGGTCAAGAATCCAAAGATTCCAAGCTTGTACTTTCTTGGTTTGACAACTATCACTGTGGCAGGAAAGCCACTAGGAGTTTCTGCCTCAAGCTACAATGTTCCTACCATAATTGACTCTGGCACAGTAATCACAAGGCTTCCTGTGGCTATTTACAATgcattgaaaaaatcttttgtgATGATCATGTCCAAAAAGTATGCACAGGCACCAGGATTCTCCATATTGGATACTTGCTTCAAGGGGAGTGTTAAGGAAATGTCAACAGTGCCTGAGATTCGAATCATATTTCGTGGGGGTGCTGGCCTAGAACTTAAGGTTCATAACTCCCTTGTGGAAATTGAGAAGGGTACTACTTGTTTGGCCATTGCTGCTAGCTCCAACCCCATTTCCATTATTGGGAATTATCAACAGCAGACATTCACAGTGGCTTATGATGTTGCCAATTCCAAGATTGGATTTGCACCTGGCGGCTGCCAGTGA